A genomic region of Caloenas nicobarica isolate bCalNic1 chromosome 9, bCalNic1.hap1, whole genome shotgun sequence contains the following coding sequences:
- the MAF gene encoding transcription factor Maf: MASELAMSSSDLPTSPLAMEYVNDFDLMKFEVKKEPVETDRIISQCGRLIAGGSLSSTPMSTPCSSVPPSPSFSAPSPGSGTDQKTHLEDYYWMTGYPQQLNPEALGFSPEDAVEALINSSHHPLPGAFDGYARGQQLAAAAGAGGSVPAEEMGSAAAVVSAVIAAAAAQGGAPHYHHHHHHPHHGGGGGGHPHAAAPGSAPPSSASSAAGSGGGGGGGGGGAGGLHHPHHGGGGGGLHFDDRFSDEQLVTMSVRELNRQLRGVSKEEVIRLKQKRRTLKNRGYAQSCRFKRVQQRHVLESEKNQLLQQVEHLKQEISRLVRERDAYKEKYEKLVSNGFRENGSSSDNPSSPEFFMYPRESSTTVM; encoded by the coding sequence ATGGCATCAGAACTGGCAATGAGCAGCTCCGACCTGCCCACCAGTCCCCTGGCCATGGAATATGTTAATGACTTCGATCTGATGAAGTTTGAAGTGAAAAAGGAGCCGGTGGAGACCGATCGCATTATCAGCCAGTGCGGCCGCTTGATCGCCGGGGGATCGCTCTCTTCCACCCCGATGAGCACGCCCTGCAGCTCGGTGCCCCCGTCCCCCAGCTTCTCGGCGCCCAGCCCCGGCTCCGGCACGGACCAGAAGACCCACCTGGAAGACTACTACTGGATGACGGGCTACCCGCAGCAGCTCAACCCGGAGGCGCTGGGCTTCAGCCCCGAGGACGCGGTGGAGGCGCTGATCAACAGCAGCCACCACCCGCTGCCCGGCGCCTTCGATGGCTATGCTAGAGGGCAGCAGCTGGCCGCGGCCGCCGGCGCCGGCGGCTCCGTGCCGGCCGAGGAGATGGGCTCGGCGGCCGCCGTGGTGTCGGCGGTGAtcgccgcggcggcggcgcaggGCGGCGCGCCccactaccaccaccaccaccaccacccgcaccacggcggcggcggcggcgggcacCCCCACGCCGCGGCGCCGGGCAGCGCGCCGCCCTCCTCCGCCTCCTCGGCCGCCGgctccggcggcggcggcggcggcggcggcggcggcgccggggggcTGCACCACCCGCAccacggcggcggcggcggcggcctccACTTCGACGACCGCTTCTCCGACGAGCAGCTGGTGACCATGTCGGTGCGGGAGCTCAACCGGCAGCTGCGGGGCGTCAGCAAGGAAGAGGTGATCCGGCTGAAGCAGAAGAGGAGGACCCTCAAAAACAGGGGCTATGCCCAGTCCTGCCGCTTCAAGAGGGTCCAGCAGCGGCACGTCCTGGAGTCGGAGAAgaaccagctgctgcagcaagtgGAGCACCTAAAGCAGGAGATCTCCAGGCTGGTCCGGGAGAGGGACGCCTACAAGGAAAAGTACGAGAAGCTGGTCAGCAATGGCTTCAGAGAAAACGGATCCAGCAGCGACAACCCTTCCTCTCCAGAGTTTTTCAT